The following proteins are co-located in the Apium graveolens cultivar Ventura chromosome 5, ASM990537v1, whole genome shotgun sequence genome:
- the LOC141660141 gene encoding uncharacterized protein LOC141660141, whose amino-acid sequence MASGASTISHLLFADDTYFFFRATSAEAGVMHRILQRYEMISGKMVNYGKSMVSFSSNTTKNDRQVVCRILNISEVNTPRKYLGKVGVAGLKVDISKVYDRLEWPFIEMMMGRFGFPAKWIERVMSCVKTVSYSFLRNGDIFGDIAPHRGIRQGDPISPYLYIMCAEGLSGLIREHEECGLLHGCKIANKAPIQKPGKYLGMPMCVGSKKSEVFGFLTDRVQQRLRGWYNKELSKSGKVTLLSSSAQALPSFWMNMFRITCTICEEIERKMNAFLWGNGRNSKGWKLLKESSPLVFAVMKAKYYPNTSFLDAKVGSNPSYTWRSIMAAIDVIKAGTRKKFAIEGIQMCGVFPGYQILLMEDACRWDVEVLQDIFQSRDVELIMQIPLSTDASAGIMIRNVFDKVSKEQCVQLGMVCWSLWNRRNNWVWNKVNGSAIGVMAAVSNLLRDWREAQTMVANGHHADGTRQWK is encoded by the exons ATGGCTTCTGGAGCTTCAACAATTTCCCACCTTTTATTTGCTGATGATACATATTTTTTCTTTCGAGCTACATCAGCGGAAGCAGGTGTGATGCACCGAATTTTACAACGATACGAGATGATATCAGGGAAAATGGTAAATTATGGTAAGTCGATGGTGTCTTTTTCTTCTAATACGACAAAGAATGATAGGCAGGTGGTTTGTCGAATCCTAAATATAAGTGAGGTTAATACACCGAGGAAATATTTGG GGAAAGTTGGGGTAGCAGGCCTAAAGGTGGATATCTCTAAAGTATATGATCGACTGGAATGGCCGTTTATTGAAATGATGATGGGGAGATTTGGTTTTCCTGCTAAATGGATAGAAAGGGTGATGAGCTGTGTTAAAACAGTTTCTTATAGTTTTCTGAGAAATGGTGACATTTTTGGGGACATAGCGCCTCATCGAGGAATTCGACAAGGAGATCCGATATCTCCGTATTTGTATATCATGTGTGCAGAAGGGTTGAGTGGGTTGATCAGAGAGCATGAAGAATGTGGTCTACTGCATGGGTGTAAAATTGCAAACAAGGCACCAA TTCAAAAGCCTGGGAAATATCTTGGCATGCCTATGTGTGTTGGTAGTAAAAAGTCGGAGGTGTTTGGCTTTCTTACCGATCGAGTTCAACAAAGGTTGAGGGGATGGTATAACAAAGAGTTATCGAAGAGTGGGAAGGTAACTTTACTAAGCTCATCAGCTCAGGCACTTCCTAGTTTCTGGATGAACATGTTTCGAATTACATGTACAATTTGTGAAGAGATTGAGAGGAAAATGAATGCTTTCTTATGGGGCAACGGAAGAAATAGTAAG GGTTGGAAATTACTTAAGGAATCTAGTCCTTTGGTTTTTGCAGTGATGAAGGCAAAGTACTACCCAAACACGAGTTTCTTGGATGCTAAAGTAGGATCGAACCCGAGCTATACTTGGAGAAGTATAATGGCAGCCATTGATGTGATTAAGGCAGGAACTCGGAAAAAATTTGCAATAGAAGGAATACAAATGTGTGGGGTGTTCCCTGGCTACCAGATACTACTGATG GAGGATGCTTGTAGGTGGGATGTTGAGGTACTTCAAGATATTTTTCAATCTCGAGATGTTGAGCTAATTATGCAGATCCCATTGTCG ACTGATGCTTCGGCTGGTATAATGATAAGAAATGTGTTTGACAAAGTTTCAAAGGAACAATGTGTGCAACTGGGTATGGTGTGCTGGAGCTTATGGAATAGACGAAACAATTGGGTTTGGAATAAAGTTAATGGGTCTGCGATTGGTGTTATGGCAGCGGTGTCTAACCTATTGCGAGACTGGAGAGAAGCTCAAACAATGGTGGCAAATGGACATCACGCAGATGGGACAAGACAATGGAAATGA
- the LOC141660140 gene encoding uncharacterized protein LOC141660140, which yields MSLLTWNCRGLGKPCTVHFLKEVTPQLKPCIIFLSETLSKNNKVEELCKSLNYVDCWSIDAQGHSGGLALLCKNEGGCIVKDGGNHYIDFKIENEQVGRWWYTGFYRCSKKGRRRESWEILRNLASRSNLTWCVIGDFNNTMSLDEKRRGQRHPINLIDGFIEVIIECGLLDLGYMGEQFTWERSRGKHNWVQKRLDRGLANQEWFRFENQWLREKECENIVKNGWNEAQGLKIMEKIAWELNYKNGDGGSREKSFWLCEGDHNTIFFHKHASMRKRMNEIQCIKDHNGEWKDTDKEIQVVLEKYFGELFETSSLDGKLTDREWVNQVSDAENMELISEVIINEVKEVVFSIHTDKSLPTFFQSFWSVDGQDVTEFCRDYMATSLLPGEVNRKLVCLIPKVKMPETMAELRPISLCNMLVRIMSKVMSNRLKLVLNSIVSNKLSDFIVGRLLTDNALLAYEINHYMKKKTHGITGVAGLKVDISKACDRLEWDFVYNMMVKFSFHEIWVA from the exons ATGAGTCTACTTACATGGAACTGTCGTGGGCTGGGTAAACCATGTACAGTTCACTTTCTTAAAGAAGTTACCCCACAACTGAAGCCTTGTATTATATTTCTCTCTGAAACTTTATCCAAAAATAATAAAGTTGAAGAACTATGTAAAAGCTTAAATTATGTAGACTGTTGGTCGATTGATGCACAGGGGCATAGTGGAGGTTTAGCATTACTCTGTAAAAATGAAGGTGGGTGCATAGTAAAGGATGGAGGGAATCATTACATTGATTTCAAAATTGAGAATGAGCAGGTAGGTCGATGGTGGTATACAGGTTTTTACAGGTGTTCGAAGAAGGGGAGAAGACGTGAATCGTGGGAGATTTTAAGGAATTTAGCATCTCGTTCTAATCTCACTTGGTGCGTAATTGGGGATTTTAATAATACGATGTCGTTAGATGAAAAAAGACGAGGGCAGAGGCATCCTATTAACTTGATAGATGGGTTTATTGAAGTGATAATAGAGTGTGGCTTGTTGGATTTGGGGTATATGGGGGAGCAGTTTACATGGGAAAGATCACGGGGAAAGCATAATTGGGTTCAAAAAAGGCTGGACAGGGGTCTTGCGAATCAGGAGTG GTTTCGGTTTGAGAATCAGTGGCTCAGGGAAAAAGAATGTGAAAATATAGTCAAGAATGGTTGGAATGAAGCACAGGGATTAAAGATTATGGAGAAGATAGCATGGGAGTTAAACTACAAGAATGGGGATGGGGGATCA AGGGAGAAGAGTTTTTGGTTGTGTGAAGGTGACCACAATACAATATTTTTCCACAAGCATGCATCGATGAGGAAGAGGATGAATGAGATACAATGTATTAAGGATCACAATGGGGAGTGGAAAGATACTGATAAAGAAATTCAAGTGGTGCTTGAGAAGTACTTTGGTGAGTTATTTGAGACATCATCATTAGATGGGAAATTGACAGATAGGGAGTGGGTTAATCAGGTCTCAGATGCCGAGAATATGGAGCTTATTTCAGAAGTTATAATTAACGAAGTTAAGGAGGTTGTTTTTTCCATACATACGGATAAATCATTACCAACATTTTTTCAATCTTTTTGGAGTGTTGATGGGCAGGATGTGACTGAATTTTGTAGAGATTATATGGCTACAAGTTTGTTACCAGGTGAAGTTAATCGAAAACTAGTTTGTTTAATCCCAAAAGTAAAGATGCCTGAAACTATGGCGGAGCTTCGACCAATCTCTTTGTGCAATATGTTGGTAAGAATCATGTCTAAAGTTATGTCTAATCGTCTTAAACTGGTGCTAAATTCAATTGTGTCCAATAAGTTGAGTGATTTTATTGTGGGTAGGTTGCTAACTGATAATGCACTACTGGCTTATGAAATTAACCATTACATGAAGAAGAAGACACATGGAATCACGGGAGTAGCAGGTCTGAAGGTGGATATTTCGAAGGCCTGTGATAGGCTGGAGTGGGACTTTGTTTATAATATGATGGTTAAGTTCAGTTTTCATGAAATATGGGTTGCTTGA